From the genome of Vicia villosa cultivar HV-30 ecotype Madison, WI linkage group LG2, Vvil1.0, whole genome shotgun sequence, one region includes:
- the LOC131649411 gene encoding uncharacterized protein LOC131649411, giving the protein MFQSLESSSPKKMSLIAAPEFVPRTEPINPNEVLDVAPMKMVSFDDLAVKKTRTPHARRPKEAVRGKVSNPSSSTAHEDLTNKGLEYVHNTIAIIVTRILDEKHKVPGISVSLQSMISEPPQNPEPNTEPREDIIGKSTNDDDEHSSGGDVHMADDDVHTPDGDVQMDEAVENDGDVQKDDDNISLHYPSSFNRWKYVYQKRLALERELAQNALESKEIMDLIHEAGLMKIVTHFSKCYEMLVKEFIVNLSEDCTDRKSKDLRKVYVRGKCVTFSSPVINSFLRRSDEAQPELEVFDNKVCQVITANQVKSWPMKGKLSTSKLNIECAMLHKI; this is encoded by the coding sequence ATGTTTCAATCTTTAGAATCTTCCTCTCCTAAGAAGATGTCCCTTATCGCTGCTCCTGAATTCGTTCCAAGAACTGAACCTATAAACCCTAATGAAGTTCTTGATGTTGCTCCAATGAAGATGGTGAGTTTTGACGATCTTGCTGTAAAGAAGACTCGCACCCCACATGCAAGAAGACCCAAAGAAGCTGTTCGTGGTAAGGTCTCTAACCCTTCATCTTCTACTGCTCATGAAGACCTAACTAACAAAGGATTGGAGTATGTCCACAATACCATTGCTATAATTGTTACAAGGATCTTGGATGAAAAGCATAAGGTTCCTGGGATATCCGTCTCTCTGCAATCTATGATTTCTGAGCCCCCTCAGAACCCTGAACCCAATACTGAACCTAGGGAAGATATCATAGGTAAGTCtactaatgatgatgatgaacactCGTCTGGTGGTGATGTCCATATGGCTGATGATGATGTACACACCCCTGATGGTGATGTACAAATGGATGAAGCGGTGGAGAATGATGGTGATGTTCAAAAAGATGATGATAATATCTCCTTGCATTATCCTTCTAGTTTCAACAGGTGGAAATATGTCTACCAGAAGAGGTTGGCCTTGGAAAGGGAGTTGGCTCAGAATGCTCTTGAGAGTAAGGAAATCATGGACCTGATACATGAAGCTGGGTTAATGAAGATTGTTACCCATTTCTCTAAGTGTTATGAAATGCTAGTGAAGGAGTTCATTGTGAATCTATCAGAAGACTGTACTGATAGAAAGTCAAAAGATTTAAGGAAAGTGTATGTGAGAGGAAAGTGTGTAACCTTCTCATCACCTGTTATCAATAGTTTTCTAAGAAGATCTGATGAAGCTCAACCTGAACTGGAGGTATTTGACAACAAGGTGTGTCAAGTAATCACTGCAAATCAAGTTAAAAGCTGGCCCATGAAGGGAAAACTATCTACAAGCAAGCTCAACATAGAGTGTGCTATGCTGCACAAGATTTGA